Within the Bradyrhizobium cosmicum genome, the region GGGAATACTGGCGATCTGGATGTGACCGATGATCGGCATCATCTCGCGCAGGCGCATGGTGACGTCGCCATGGATGATCTGGCAGTGATAGATGTCGAACTGCAGCTTCAGGTTCGGCAGCCGCAACTCCTGAATCAGGTCGCGCGCGAAGCCGAAATCGTTGAGGAAGTAGCCGGGCACGTTGCGCGCATTGATCGGCTCGAGCACGATGTCGATGCCGTGCGGTGCGAAGAATTCCGCGGCCCAGGCCACCGATTTGTAAAATGCCTCGATCGCGACCCGCTCGCCGCGATTGGCGATGCCGGCCATCAGGTGCAGCCGCTTCACGCCGGTCGCCTTGGCGTAAGGCAGCGCCGTCTCCAAGCTCGCCTTGAGGTCGGAGAACCGCGCCGGCAACGACGCAAAGCCTTTCTCCCCGGCATTCCAGTCGCCCGGCGGCAGGTTGAACAGCGCCTGCGTCAGGCCGTTGCGCTTTAGCCGCTCGCCGACCGCGTCGGCCGGATGCTCATAGGGGAAGAGGAATTCGACCGCGGTGAAACCCGCTTGTGCGGCGGCGTCGAAGCGGTCGAGGAAGGGCACCTCGGTGAACATCATCGAGAGATTGGCGGCAAAACGGGGCATTGGAATCCTCTTCCTTACTTGTCGCCCGGGAGCTTCACGCCGGTGACCTGCGCGTACATCCGCGCCACCGAAGCGTCGTCGTCGCGCCCCATGCCGGCGGCGGATGTCATCAGGAACATCTGGAGAGCGGCGGCGGAGACCGGCACCGGGAATCGCGCGCTGCGCGCCATGTCCTGGATGATGCCGAGGTCCTTCACGAAGATCTCGACCGCACTGCGCGGCGTGTAATCGCCATCGAGCACATGCGGCATGCGGTTCTCGAACATCCAGGAATTGCCAGCGGAGGCCGTGATCACCTCGTAGACCTTGCGGATGTCGAGGCCCTGCTTTGCGGCAAACGCGATCGCTTCGCTGGCGGCGGCGATGTGCACGCCGGCGAGGAGCTGATTGATCATCTTGAAGGCCGCGCCCTGCCCTGCGGCATCGCCAAGCTCGTAGAGCTTTGCCGCCATGGCATCGAGCGCCGGCCTCGCCTTGGCAAAGGCCGCCGCGCTGCCGGACGCCAGAATCGTCAGCTCGCCCTCGGCTGCGCGCTGAGCGCCGCCGGAAATCGGCGCATCCAGATAATGACGGCCGGTCGCTTCCAACTGCTTGGCCAGACGCCGCGCCACATCCGGGTCCATGGTCGCGGACGACATGAAAACGCTGTCCTTCGGCAGGGTCTCGGCGACGCCATCCTTGCCGAACAGGATCGTCTCGGTCTGCGCCGCATTGACGACAACGCTGACGACGATGTCGGCGTCCTTGGCCGCTTCAGCCGGCGTCTTCGCGCCCGCACCGCCATCCTTCACGAAGCGCGCCACGGCGTCAGTCGAGACATCGCAGCCGGTCACGGCATGGCCGGCGCGCTTCAGCGAGGTCGCCATGCCAAACCCCATCGAGCCGAGCCCGATGACCGCGATGCGCTGTTTCTGTGAGGTGAAGGCGGCCATGCAACTAACCCTTGCGAACGTTTCCCGGACGGCCTGCCTTTGCGGCGGCTCTCAGCTCGAATAACACGGCTTGGCCGCGCTGCCAAAGCGTGAGACAAGCAGGCATGGCGGCCATGAGCAACGAGACGCAGCTGCGCGAGGATATCTGCCGCTTCGGACGGTCCCTGTTCGAGCGCGGGCTGACGCCGGGCTCCTCCGGCAATATCAGCGTCAAGATGCACGATGGCGGGTGGCTGGTCACCCCCACCAACGCCTCGCTCGGTTTCCTCGACCCGGCGCGGCTGTCGCGGCTGGACGGGCGGGGTCGCCTCCTCTCGGGCGACGCGCCGACCAAGGAAGTTCCGCTGCACACGGCCCTCTACGATACGCGCGAAAGCGCATGCGCGATCGTGCATCTGCACTCCACCCATTCGGTCGCGCTTTCGATGCTGCCCGAGATCGATCCGCGCGCCGCACTGCCGCCGATGACCGCCTATTATCTGATGAAGTGCGGCGCCACCGCGCTCGTGCCCTATTACCGCCCCGGCGATCCCGCGGTCGCGGACGCGATCAAGGGATTGGCGGGCAAATATTCATCCGTGCTGCTCGCCAATCACGGCCCGGTCGTCGCCGGCGACACGCTGGAGGCCGCGGTATTCGCGACCGAGGAGCTGGAGGAGACGGCGAAGCTGTATCTGCTGCTGCGCGGGATGAACCCGCGCTATCTGTCACCGGAGCAGGTGAAGGATCTGGTGAAGGTGTTCGCGGTGACGTTGCCGGAGCATGGGCACGAGCATTGAACCCGGCTCTCACCTCGTCATTGCGAGCGCAGCGAAGCAATCCAGAATCCCTCCGCGGAAAGACTCTGGATTGCTTCGCTGCGCTCGCAATGACGGAGCGACCAATGCGCCCTACAGCCCCAGATACGCCTTGCGCACGTCGGGATTGCCCCTGATCTCGGCCGCCGGGCCCTGCATCAGCACGCGGCCGGTCTGCAGGATGTAGGCGCGGTCGGCGATTTCGAGGCACTCGGCCATGCGCTGCTCGACGATCAGCACGGTCATGCCGGCGTCGCGGATGCGCAGAACCGCCTGGAAGATCTCGTCGACCAGCTTGGGCATGATGCCCTGCGACGGCTCGTCCAGCATCAGGAGCCGCGGGCGCGTCATTAGCGCGCGGCCGATCGCGAGCATCTGCTGCTCGCCGCCGGAGAGCGTTTCGGCGCGCTGGTCGAGACGCTCGGAGAGGCGCGGGAACAGCGTGAAGACGAGATCAAGCGGGCTCTCGCGATCCGCCTCACCGCGGTAGAGATAACTGCCGAGCCGAAGGTTGTCGCGCACCGACAGGCGCGGGAACAGGCGGCGGTTCTCCGGCACATAGGCGATGCCGGTGGCGGTGATGTGATGCTGCGCCATGCCGTCGAGGCGCTTGCCGTCGAAGGTCACGGTGCCCGAGCGCGGGCGCTCGGCGCCGGCGATGGATTTGAGCAGCGTCGACTTGCCCGCGCCGTTGGCGCCGGCCACGCAAACGATTTCGCCCTTCTGGACCTCGATCGAGACCGCGGAGATCGCGACCAGGCCCTGATAGGCGGTCGTGACTTCATGCACTGACAGCATGACGATCTCCCAGATATGCGCTGATCACCTTGGGATCGCGGACGACATCGGCGGGTTTGCCCTCGACCAGCACCTTGCCGAGGTCGAGAACGATGGCGCGGTCGACCAGCGGCATCACGATCTCCATGACATGCTCGACCATCAGCACGGTAATGCCGGTATCGCGCACTTTCCGCACCAGTGCCACGCCTGTCTGCGCTTCCGTCGGCGTAAGGCCGGTGAGGACCTCGTCGAGCAGCAGCAGTTTCGGTTCGGTTGCGAGCGCACGCGCGACTTCGAGGCGGCGCTTCTCCGCCGGCACGAGGTCGCTCGCGAGCACGTCGGCACGCGCGGCAAGGCCGGTGAACTCCAGAACCTCGTGCGCCTTGCGACGCGCCTCGCGCATCACCGTGTTGCGCACGAGCGCACCGACGATGACGTTGTCGATGACCGTCATGGTCTCGAAGCTCTTGACCACCTGGAAGGTGCGACCGACGCCGCGCTGGCAGCGCTCCGCCGCCGGCAAGGCCGTGACATCCTCGCCGTCGAACCAGATCGAGCCCTGGGTCGGCGGCAGCACGCCGGCGATGAGATTGAACAGCGTCGATTTGCCGGCACCGTTCGGGCCGATCAGGCCGACGATCTCGCCGCGGCCGACCGAGATCGAGACATCGCTGTTGGCGACGAGACCACCAAACCGCTGCCAGACACCGCGGGTTTCAAGGAGCGCGGTCATCGCGTGGCTCCTTTTGCTTTCGAACGGGAGAACAGGCTCACCAGGCCTTGCGGCAGGGCCAGCGAGATCGCCACGATCAATGCACCATAGACGATGAGGTCGACGCCGCGGCCGGAGCCGCCGATATAGGAGCGCGTCAGCTCCGTCATCGGGATCAGGATGACCGCGCCAAGCACGGGGCCCCAG harbors:
- the otnI gene encoding 2-oxo-tetronate isomerase, with amino-acid sequence MPRFAANLSMMFTEVPFLDRFDAAAQAGFTAVEFLFPYEHPADAVGERLKRNGLTQALFNLPPGDWNAGEKGFASLPARFSDLKASLETALPYAKATGVKRLHLMAGIANRGERVAIEAFYKSVAWAAEFFAPHGIDIVLEPINARNVPGYFLNDFGFARDLIQELRLPNLKLQFDIYHCQIIHGDVTMRLREMMPIIGHIQIASIPSRNEPDGEELNYPFLFAELDRLGYAGFVGCEYNPRGKTTEGLAWFKPYAGVKP
- the ltnD gene encoding L-threonate dehydrogenase, coding for MAAFTSQKQRIAVIGLGSMGFGMATSLKRAGHAVTGCDVSTDAVARFVKDGGAGAKTPAEAAKDADIVVSVVVNAAQTETILFGKDGVAETLPKDSVFMSSATMDPDVARRLAKQLEATGRHYLDAPISGGAQRAAEGELTILASGSAAAFAKARPALDAMAAKLYELGDAAGQGAAFKMINQLLAGVHIAAASEAIAFAAKQGLDIRKVYEVITASAGNSWMFENRMPHVLDGDYTPRSAVEIFVKDLGIIQDMARSARFPVPVSAAALQMFLMTSAAGMGRDDDASVARMYAQVTGVKLPGDK
- a CDS encoding aldolase, with protein sequence MSNETQLREDICRFGRSLFERGLTPGSSGNISVKMHDGGWLVTPTNASLGFLDPARLSRLDGRGRLLSGDAPTKEVPLHTALYDTRESACAIVHLHSTHSVALSMLPEIDPRAALPPMTAYYLMKCGATALVPYYRPGDPAVADAIKGLAGKYSSVLLANHGPVVAGDTLEAAVFATEELEETAKLYLLLRGMNPRYLSPEQVKDLVKVFAVTLPEHGHEH
- a CDS encoding ABC transporter ATP-binding protein; translation: MLSVHEVTTAYQGLVAISAVSIEVQKGEIVCVAGANGAGKSTLLKSIAGAERPRSGTVTFDGKRLDGMAQHHITATGIAYVPENRRLFPRLSVRDNLRLGSYLYRGEADRESPLDLVFTLFPRLSERLDQRAETLSGGEQQMLAIGRALMTRPRLLMLDEPSQGIMPKLVDEIFQAVLRIRDAGMTVLIVEQRMAECLEIADRAYILQTGRVLMQGPAAEIRGNPDVRKAYLGL
- a CDS encoding ABC transporter ATP-binding protein, whose product is MTALLETRGVWQRFGGLVANSDVSISVGRGEIVGLIGPNGAGKSTLFNLIAGVLPPTQGSIWFDGEDVTALPAAERCQRGVGRTFQVVKSFETMTVIDNVIVGALVRNTVMREARRKAHEVLEFTGLAARADVLASDLVPAEKRRLEVARALATEPKLLLLDEVLTGLTPTEAQTGVALVRKVRDTGITVLMVEHVMEIVMPLVDRAIVLDLGKVLVEGKPADVVRDPKVISAYLGDRHAVSA